TAGTGATCCAGACGATAGACTGAGACCAATGTCTATTTTAGCAAAGTTTGCTAAGTTTATTCATTGATCTTTGGTAGCTTTGCTGATAATATTCTGGAAACAGTATTGACAAATAGTTTCTCCTTCACTTCAATGTTGCAGATTTAATTTGCTACTACAATTATTCTTGCCTTTGTAATAGGACACCAAAAGAAGTCTTTGCAAACACAGGAGTAAAGCCAACGTTGACTCCTAACTTGAATACCCTAGCTCTAGTTGAggtgcttttcttttttcattattaaGATGGAGAGAAACCCAGTTTATGCTTCTCTTTATCATAGGCGACTTTCTCTTGAGCGAGTTCATgtcatttttcttaaattgaaaTGATGTTAAATTCCAAGCTggtaaatcaaataaataatcaaacaaGATGCTTAAACTGCCAGATGGGTTTTATATCAACTTGTTAAAGGTCACATGAAAAGGGTTACCTAAATTAGCACCCATAATTGAACTAGAAGTTGAATGCTACTATCGTATATTTAATAagttgaatcaatttttttttttgaaacaggCTACATGAGTCAAATGTCTTCTTTACTGTGGGTGGGCTACCAAGTGCAAGGTAATTCTTTTGTTTTAGTTGGTGGATTTGTTAAAAATGCCTATCTATTGCTAAAAGAAGCATAGTATATATTGCTAAGAAAGTCTAATATTCTGAGCTCACCGTAAAGTTCATCATCAACTATCTGCCTACTTTTGATGCGGCTAGACACTTTAAAGTAACTATGACTTTACatcctttttctatttttatcttTCTCTTATTGAATCTGTCTAGTTGGTTTATGCGAAAGGATTGATATATGAAACTGAGGGGCCCAACTGATGATCTCTCCTCTATTTGCTATTTTTAGGCCTTTTATTTTGATGACATTTGgaatttgtatttttctttggtGATGGTCCTGATGGACAAGTTGTTATTGAGTTCCTCATTGGGGTTCACAGAATCACTTCCAAGAATTTTCTGGTGAGTTTTAGATTTCACAAGCCGAACAAAACCAGTGATTGCTTATCTGTTCTAAGTTTTGCTCTAATTGATTGCTTATTTTTAACTTTACGTTGTATTTTCGTTTAGGTTGTGGAATCCAAGTTCATACAAGGTCATTGAGTTTCAAGCTTCTTTATTTAAGTTTGTGTTTATTGAACAACTAGTATTGTAATGACCAactatatgtatgttcaatgatatatatattcaatttgttAGTTCTTTGATTGAAAGATTGGGTTGATTCAAGAAACTTAAATAGTTCAATTGACAAAAAGCTTAAATTCTTGCTTATGTGTTGTTTGAGTTGATCACGTTGTATATCATTGTTAGACTGCAAAACAGAtgcaatataattatatttgacattgtataacaagtttataaaataaattagatattattttttatataataaaatacttttaaaaaatattggttattaaaaaaaactgtAGGAATTTTTAGTGATGCACTTCAATACGTCACAAAAGATATTTGTAATGGTCCCAAATTAACCTTTAGCAACAACATTATTTGTCACTAAAACTTCACCTTTAGTGGCAAGTATAATACGTCgctataaaaaataaatagtaatatAATATATGTTACTAAAAGTAGGTTTTTAGTAACGCGGAAATGTCACTAAAAGTATATCATTTGCGACGCGTAATTGTTGCGTCGCTAAAACTTTTAACGACGCGGAATCAGCGACAGTCCTAGCGACAAATGGCTTTACGTTGCTAATACTTTTAGCGACGTGTTTTTTAGCTTTAGTGACCTTTTTGGTGCGCCACTAAAAAcacaatttcttgtagtgaagcTTGGAAACACTCAACTTGGAAATCATACTTCCAAAGAGTCATGTTTTTCTTATAAACATAAACACGTTTATACATGCATAATACTGTACATAACTTAACTTGACTTTGAAAGTAACGCTTTGGAAATAATTTGTACTCTTTCTTTTTAGAAAGGCCACTCACAAAACTCACTTCCTTCCCTTCTACTCCCTTCCTATCGCCTGACTTCAAAGTTTCCTCTTCAAGcttgttctttctttgattgAACTTAAGCTTAGCACTTCTTTGAAACTTTTCCTTAGAGCTTACAATGCTTTTTTATACTAATCCTAAACCagattagtcatccttaaacCCATCCTCGTTTGCTAGCTCCTTCCTTGTGACTTACTCGTGTAGGTTTAATATTTCCTCTAATCATGCTTAACTTTAACCCAACACGTAACTTGCTTGACTCATCCAGATTAATAAGTCCTCCTAAATTTCCTAACTTTCTTTCCTTGCCTAACTCAAAACTCATCTTTTTTCCTCGCCTCGCCTAGCTAGAATGTGTACACCCTTTAAAATGCCAAATCCTTAAAACCTTACCCCAAAACGTCTAAGCCTTATACTTAATAATTAACAGCCTCCTTCCTCACAACTTCTATTCCATAACGTGAGTTTCACAGCAAATCTACTAACTATTATTTTTAACTCTTGGAAACACTTTGTTGTAGTTTGAGACTGATTTATAGTGTTAAACTAATTAAGGTTTAATGTTGGTATTTTATTAGGTGTTGCATGAACTCACTGAAATGGTGAAGCTACCATAGCGACAAAAACTCGTAATAATATAGTTACTCGTGGCAATACCTTATATTATTTGTCTTATTTGTAAAAAGATTTACCAAATTTGATTATTAGTTTGCTTGTATTTGTTCGTTCAAGGTCATTCGATAGCTTTCTTGTATTTAGTTTCTTTCTAAAAAtgttttaactttatttttatatatgaaAGTTATATAATGTTTTTTCGTATTTTGTGTTAAAATAAAACTAGTTGGTGATGAAAATTATTGTGTGTAATGAGAAGGTTTAAGAAAACAACAAACTATCAAGATAGATATTATActgataatatatataaaagtctATCACAACAAAAGATTACTTGAAATTTCATGACAACAACAGTTTATCGTGATAGAACATGTGTTAACATTAAATATctatcatattcaaatattctTAACACAGTCAAGTAATCTCAGGTTATATAtgattatattttgattttgacaCAGTTTTTGAATGGCAATTGGGCtggtttttcttttccttttttgtttcaTAGGCACATATTGAATTAGAACTAAAACTTGTAATATGTGCTTTGATAATATAAACACTATGTCAGTTAAATTATACTCATCATTTTAACAATAGAGTTAGTTCTTATTTCTCATAAATCGTACTATATTAAATACAAAGTTCAGTaggaaaaacatataaaaaatgCGTAGTTATCAGAACCCAACTTTATTTGAACAAGCTGGGAGCTTATAAATGAAAATTATAAATCTCGGTTAGGTTAAGAtgattattcttattattttgatAATCTTAGGTAGAGATTAATTAGTATTCATAACTTTCAAACTAATGACTAATTTAAATGGAGTAGTTGAAGAAAGGTTCATGGTTGTAACATTATTCAATTGAGTGGGTAAAGTTGGAAGATTTAATTTTCTTAGCTTTTGATCTACTTCCAATGAAAAAAGCTTGACCAATTCAATCCCATCTATCTCTATAAATGCAACTCAATCCATTAcaaaattttctcatcaattaaacaatttaaaaaaaaaaacctattgaacaaaaaaacaaagagagaaaaaaaatgacaatCAGTGTTGGTTTTCTTTCAGCTgcttttcttttggttttgcaAGAAACAATTTTTGTTGCCTCTGCTTTTGATCCAAGTCCTCTTCAGGACTTTTGTGTTGCAGTTGATGAGCCTAAATCTGCTGGTATacttttatttctattttatcatctcatatcTTTCATTCTAATAAACTAAATTGTAACTTCAACAAGTTTCTTATttctcatttttaaaattatttttttatatataatataacgcttttaaaaatttattctcGTTTGTTCAAAGGTAATTGTCAAAAATGACAAAATCGACAAAATATCTATAAACATATAACAAATTTCAGATTATATCAGTCATATTAGCTTTAGTGTCTGTGATTGATAAAAtctaatattttgttatataattagtatattttattatatttagaaatGTTTATTTGGTTGAGTCaaaataatctttttttaatatataatataaaaggccaaattaaaaaaaattgattagaaaattattttcttactgtgaagaagaaaaaacaaagaagtTAGTGGTAATAGATCAGGCAGAGAATGCACCCTTTAACTTCTACCTTTTGTAATATTAGatacatttttcacaaattagATCGAACAAGAAACCTGGGACCATGCGTctatttaataacaatttggTTTCTAAAATTAGGATTATATGCATTATTGGTATACTTTAGTTTCTATATTTAGTTAACCATTATTAATTCACATCTTAgaaacaaaattttctttttcaaaactatgccaaaagaatatatatatatatatatatatattattaatataggTGAAGAGCTATAATGGAACCATggagagaaaataaatataaaattctaaaattaataaaaagcTAGAATAAAgtaaatctaaaaataaaagcctgatttgataatcatttaacttgaatttttagtttttgaaagtTAAAGCTTATAAATACAAACACGTTTCACCTCTAATCttctaattttctaattttcatgCTTTGCGACTGGTTGTAAGTAACCCACCAAAGTTTTCAAAACTGAAAATAATAGTTGTTACCAACTTGTTTCtatataattttttctttttaattttacaaaaaaacTAAACTCTTTTTTTACCTAAGTGGaagtaaatttaattttcaaaaataaaaaataaattaattctcAATGGAGGCAAAATCAACATGAAATAGGTCCCAACGTTAATATAGTATTTATATAAACTCAAAATTGAAATATATTTCCATGGTTTTTGTTTGAATGTAGTATTTGTGAATGGGAAGTTCTGCAAGAACCCAAAGTTTGTGAGAGCAGAAGACTTTCTTTTTCGTGGGCTCAACATAGCTGGAAACACCATGAACAAACAAGGCTCAAACGTGACTCTTGTAAACGTAGACCGACTCCCAGGACTTAACACTCTTGGCATCTCTTTGGCTCGCATTGACTACGCCCCGAATGGGCTAAACCCACCCCATACCCACCCGAGAGCCACAGAAATTCTCGTGGTTGTGGAAGGCACTCTCCTCGTTGGCTTTGTCACATCCAATCCCAACAAACTCTTCACAAAAGTTTTGAACAAAGGAGATGTTTTTGTGTTCCCTGTTGGCCTCATTCACTTTCAATTTAATGTTGGACATTACCCAGCTCTTGCATTTGCTGGACTTAGCAGCCAAAACCCAGGTGTTATTACCATTGCTAATGCTGTTTTCGGGTCGGATCCCCCAATCTCGATTGATGTTCTCACCAAGGCTTTCCAAGTTGACAACAATGTCATTCACGCTCTCATGAAACAATTTAAAGCCTAAAAACACAATTTACAAAGTATAGCTTTTTCTTAATAATGCATATCATGTATTTGAATTTATGATTATCTCTATAAGTTTCTATTGCTTGTGTTGTATTTGTGTTGTGATCGTCGCTTTTTTGGCAaacataataatatatataatatttggaATAGAGGTTTGGTATTATTTTTTCTTGCCCCTACTACTTTTTCAAAAGAATTTCTACAGCGTATTTTATGTAGTATACGGCTATCATCGAATACTTCCTGAGTTTTTTCTCTCttgaatataattttattaacaaaatcaggctaataaatagaaaaatatatagtacATTCTTCTTTTCCAAAAGCAGAAcaacagtgtaaatattttttggaaATAACCTTTAGCTTCTACCTAACCCTACTAATAATTgtggaaaataaataaaaacaaatctaaaaacaaataCACATAAGCTGCATATAAAGACTCCGTGTGATGATTGACCTGAAAATCAAGGAGAAAGTGTCAAATGACtcaatttttggaaaaaatGTCGAATGACGACCCTTTGGTGATGTCAAATTCGAGTGGAATTAGCTAACAATATGTTCTAACGCACGGGAAAAAGCAGTCTCCCTCTCACCCAATCTCTTGTTGTCCCGCTCGGTGTCTTTCTCGCCCAACCATGGTGTCATGCTTGGTCTCCGTAGTGTCACTCTTGCTCATCTTTAGCGGCTCGCTCTCTGCTGGGTTGTTGCATGGTGTGGCTCGATTCTTGTGTCGTTGAGGTCCTGCGGATGGTGTTAGAGAAGCCACTCCGCAGGCGGAGATGGAGAAGTCGCGTTGGAGATTAGGCTTGAAATTGTATTGTGTCAGAGATGGAGCAGTTGTGTGATATGCTGAAGAAGAGAGTtgtggaaggaagaagaagaaaaaagataaacCTAAATCAATAAGGAAAGGGAAATGTATATTTTCACGCAGTCATGAATATCATCAAAGGGTTATTTGACTTTTTGTTTTAAAGAATTATGTAATGTTATAAGGAtcgtaaaaaaaattatactgaattgcttaattatttttaattacaatGAGATAAATATGGTAGAAAATAATGACAAGTAATTACAATTAATTTACAATTGGGGCTTAAATTATGGAAGGAGAGATTTGGGAAATTTGAAGAGAGGGTGAAGACATTCGATTAATAAGAAAAACTGCAGTAAAAAAGGGATAAGGCCAAAATTCAAGATTAATGGAGgaataaaaaattaaagacattgcAGTTTCAACAATGTGACGATGTTTACATTATGCAATGTCATTTTGTTCACAGGTATAAGGACATGATTTTTTATGAGAAATATCtttggattaaaaaaaaattgcaaagaaTTGTTGAAGAATTCGCCACCACCGTCGGATTGAAAAACTTTCATTTCCTGAGATAGTTGATTTTCCGTAAAGAAAACAAATTTTTGAACAATAGAAGGAACATCTTATTTATAAGCAATAGGAAAGAGTCAAGTAAATTAGCTAAAATTGTGAATAAAACTGACATAATATCGATTTTCGTTAAGAGAGATTACTGGAGATGAACCCCAAACATCATTGTGAACAAGTGCAAGTGGTGCAAGAGAAGTAGATAAAGACATAAGAAAGagtaattttttcattttttttagacaaCTAGTGCAATTGCAaatagaaagagaagaagacaGAGAAAGACGAATGTGAGATAAAATTGAACTTGACCCAAACGAAAATGTCATAATAATGAATTCTCCTGTTTTgcataaaaatttaaaatttttgaatgCATGGCAGGTGCGGGTAGAGTAGAAATATTGGAAATAGGGTACCAGTATACAGAGTGTGGCTGGTGACTTTATCTTGAATGAGGAACCAGTCagcataaaaaaaatgaaaatacaattattatCAAGATAAAATTTATGAACAGATAAGAGATTTATAGCAAGTCGTGGAGCATGGAGTATTTTGAAAAGATTAAAGGTATGAGAAGGAGTTGAGTGTTTACCATTGCCgatattttgaatatttaaagGTCGGTCAATTCTCACTGTGACAATTTCCTCACCATTATAATTGTTAAATAGGTTAAGATTTGTCAACTCATTCGTCATATGAATGTTACATCCACTGTCAGATAACCAGAAATTATTAGTATTTTCAGAAGATTGAGAATTCATAGAGTTTACCGCCATCACTGCTAATTGGGAGGGTAGGTGTCGGTCTTGATAGGAGAAATTCATGCGATTACAACAATCGATTGAACTTCATGTCCTTGTTTTTTgcatatttgacaaaatatgtgTCAAATTCGAGAATTATTATCATTGCCAAAATTAAACCCATGTGTAGGAATAGGCCGAATAAGCCCACTGTGAGAGTTGGCTGGAATTGAGAAATTAGAATAGGGAGATGGAGAGAAATTTGATGGCCTACGATTTGGGTTGGAATAATTGGGCCTTGAATGATGGTAATTGGGCTGTGAGATGTTGTTGACGCCATGTGGCCCATAATTATTTtctccataattatttaatccACCTGATCCATTTCTTGAAGACCTACAAAATTGAGAGTTATTTTGGGAATAAAATTAGGGTTACCattctttcttcctcttccacAGCTTCCATGAGATGTGTGAAAATTCTGTGCAGTAGCTATGGCAGTGGGAAAAGCTTCAATGGCAGATGATTTTGCTATGGTGGATTCTTTTGAGATGAGTAAGGTGTGAAGCTCTTCAAGGAAGATGATGCCACTTCGACTTCTAATTGATGTGCGAAAGGCATTAAAAGCTGCAGAAAAACCATTTAAGGTATGAATTAAGATTTCTTCTTCTGCTAGAGAAACAAAGGCGGCGGCAAGCTTGCCAACAAGTGCTTTGATTCGAGAAGTATATTGTTCAATTGTTTCAGACACATTTTTTTAATGGTGTAAAGTGAAGATTTGAGGTCGAGGATATTGACTCTGGTATTGGAAGAATATCTCTTTTCTAGAGACAACCATAATGATTTGGAAGAGGTTAAGCCAATGACATGAGGAAGGGCAGAGGGTGATAAGGTTGCGTTCATGAGGGTGATGAGGGCTTGGTCACGTGAGAGCCATTGAAGATGTTTTGGATTGGTTTCAGCAGCCGATGTAGGTAAGAATTCTAGAGGGCAGGGAAAGGAATCGTCAATGTGGCCAAAAAGGGAATGAGCTTTGAGACTGGAAGAAACTTGGTACTTCCATAGCAAGAAGAGGGTAGAAGTAGGAACAATTTGATTTTATAGTGATGGTACTGTAGAAATGACATTGGTAGGAATTTCAGTGGTGATTGGATCATTTTGGGAGTTGGAGGTGGCCATTGAGAAGAGGTATGTAGAAAAAACTTTAGTTTGAGAgaagctctgataccatataAGGACTGTAAAAGAAATTATACTGAAttacttaa
The sequence above is drawn from the Cucumis melo cultivar AY chromosome 2, USDA_Cmelo_AY_1.0, whole genome shotgun sequence genome and encodes:
- the LOC103487269 gene encoding germin-like protein subfamily 1 member 17, with translation MTISVGFLSAAFLLVLQETIFVASAFDPSPLQDFCVAVDEPKSAVFVNGKFCKNPKFVRAEDFLFRGLNIAGNTMNKQGSNVTLVNVDRLPGLNTLGISLARIDYAPNGLNPPHTHPRATEILVVVEGTLLVGFVTSNPNKLFTKVLNKGDVFVFPVGLIHFQFNVGHYPALAFAGLSSQNPGVITIANAVFGSDPPISIDVLTKAFQVDNNVIHALMKQFKA